One Acidaminococcales bacterium DNA window includes the following coding sequences:
- a CDS encoding LCP family protein: MKRKPRWGRIAFLLVFLIIFSLAGIKLYTAIDYLFFTPGYGADATMPRGADKTGAREQINLLILGLDGPEADDPEKPRRSDSLVLASFDLPKQNVAMLSIPRDTLVQIPGRDEGEEEKINHAHAYGGMKLARQTAADFLGVPIDFYLTVDAGGFIKLIDTLGGIGLYVEDDMDYEDPYQNLYIHIKRGYQLMDGATAVKYVRFRSGELGDIGRVLRQQKFMEALSDQLFSLNGLLKLPALWEAAKQSFQTDLTLPGALRMARSFPHYGRKGIRFEMLPGKFQTIKGASYWETDIVIVRAAMDRLGIAYVKK, translated from the coding sequence GTGAAGAGAAAACCGCGCTGGGGGCGCATTGCTTTCTTGCTGGTTTTTTTAATTATATTTTCCCTGGCGGGGATTAAACTCTACACGGCCATAGATTACCTGTTTTTCACGCCAGGCTACGGGGCGGACGCAACTATGCCGCGCGGCGCGGACAAAACCGGCGCGCGCGAGCAGATCAATCTCCTGATTCTCGGCCTTGACGGGCCGGAAGCCGACGACCCGGAAAAGCCGCGCCGTTCCGACAGTTTGGTGCTGGCCAGCTTTGACCTTCCCAAACAAAATGTCGCCATGCTCTCCATCCCGCGCGATACGCTGGTTCAAATACCGGGCCGGGACGAAGGGGAAGAAGAAAAAATAAACCATGCGCACGCCTATGGCGGCATGAAGCTTGCCCGCCAGACGGCGGCGGACTTTCTCGGCGTCCCGATTGACTTTTACCTGACGGTGGACGCCGGGGGATTTATAAAACTTATCGACACACTGGGCGGGATAGGGCTGTATGTGGAAGACGACATGGACTACGAAGATCCCTACCAAAACCTTTACATCCACATAAAACGGGGCTACCAATTGATGGACGGCGCGACCGCCGTCAAATACGTCCGTTTTCGCAGCGGCGAGTTGGGGGACATAGGGCGGGTGCTCCGCCAGCAGAAATTTATGGAAGCTTTGAGCGACCAACTTTTCAGCCTGAACGGATTGCTGAAACTGCCCGCTTTATGGGAGGCGGCCAAGCAATCCTTCCAAACCGACCTTACCCTGCCCGGCGCCCTGCGGATGGCGCGTTCTTTCCCTCACTACGGCCGGAAAGGCATCCGGTTCGAGATGCTTCCCGGCAAATTCCAAACGATCAAAGGGGCAAGCTACTGGGAGACGGACATCGTTATTGTGCGGGCGGCAATGGATCGCCTCGGCATAGCGTATGTGAAAAAATAA